In Hemitrygon akajei unplaced genomic scaffold, sHemAka1.3 Scf000041, whole genome shotgun sequence, the genomic stretch tcagatccagaatattaaactccagtcccattaaaggtaaatgtgcagcagaagaaactcctcccatgcgcagtgaccagggtgcagaactgggtgtggtgagcagcagcaataattgcagagttcagcaccgacagtcactctcgaaattgcattcagcaacggtgatggacaaatatccagcatgcagctcattgaaactttctccccagtgtgaaaccGGCAGTGTGTCACAAGTcttacatgctgtaaggtttcactgctgatgtaacgaCCTCTCAGTAATGTTTCccagctgaggtaatggtttctcagtagcagcaatgtttaggctatgactagagataacagggttttggagtgtggggctgtccaatgacagaaatgtcctttcttgtgagtctggaagagtgattttcatggtcttttgccagggagagatgagaaaatgcaaatggagagagtgggccctttatcttttttttatttgttttctttactaaccctctggtcaaagtaagaattacaaagctcaattgtttaatcacatattgtttactgttatttcagggtactgatttgtagcaggggacacatcacacagcatccatccaaacaagatttcttaagtttagcCAGGCTGGGGTCTATCACCccttatattaagctgctagctgaagTGAGAGTTACGCAAGGTTAATtcactgagtgaatcgcttcccacattcacagcaggtgaacggaatCTCCCCAGTGTCAACAGTGATACACATTTGGtggatttggctgagagaattttttcccaaagtctgagcatgaaatcggcctctacccagtgtgaactcgctggtgtctctgtagttgagatgtccgagtgaatcccttcccacagtctgagcaggtgaatggcctctccccagtgtgaactctctgatgtaccttcagttgagatgacgaagtgaatcccttcccacagtctgagcaggtgaatggcctctccccagtgtgaactctctgatgtaccttcagatgagatgacatagtgaatcccttcccacagtctgtgcaggagaacggcctctccccagtgtgaaatcgctgatgtatcttcagttgagatgacgaaatgaaacccttcccacagactgagcaggtgaacggcccttTCCCTGTATGGGCTGACTGGTGTGACAGCAGGTGAGATaaccgattgaatcccttcccacagtctgagcaggtgaaccgccacttcccggtgtgaactgactggtgtctctgcaggaaagatgattcagtgaatccctttccacagactgagcaagtgaatggccactccccagtatgaactaactggtgtctcagtaggtgaggtgacaaagtgaatcccttcccacagactgtgcaggtgaacggcctctccccagtatgaactcgctgatgtaccttcagttgagatgagcaagtgaatcccttcccacagtctgagcaagtgaacggccgctccccagtgtgaactcgctgatgtaacttcagtagacatgactgagtgaatcccttcccacagtccgagcaggtgaatggcctctctccagtgtgaactcgctgatgtac encodes the following:
- the LOC140720326 gene encoding uncharacterized protein, which gives rise to MAHQRVHTGERPFTCSDCGKGFTRSSDLMAHQRVHTGERPFICSDCGKGFISSSKLKIHQRVHTGERPFTCSDCGKGFTQSSYLLVHQSVHTGERPFTCSECGKGFTQSSTLMAHQRVHSGERLFTCSDCGRGFTRSYKLKVHQRVHTGERPFTCSDCGKGFTQSCLLKLHQRVHTGERPFTCSDCGKGFTCSSQLKVHQRVHTGERPFTCTVCGKGFTLSPHLLRHQLVHTGEWPFTCSVCGKGFTESSFLQRHQSVHTGKWRFTCSDCGKGFNRLSHLLSHQSAHTGKGPFTCSVCGKGFISSSQLKIHQRFHTGERPFSCTDCGKGFTMSSHLKVHQRVHTGERPFTCSDCGKGFTSSSQLKVHQRVHTGERPFTCSDCGKGFTRTSQLQRHQRVHTG